The Brasilonema sennae CENA114 genome includes a region encoding these proteins:
- a CDS encoding chloride channel protein, translated as MLPNKRPPTEQTQRWTFSQLFGRARRHPFMISRWVLSWAIVGTFCGLFAGLYWNILELMTHGLQRFQGLSLLLVMPLAGLVIGLVIHFLGNPGEIAVIVDNIHFRGGRLDARKNPSMILASLVSISAGGSAGPEAPLVQVTGSFGTWVADRLRLEGEDVRSMSLAAMAAGFTALFGAPLGGAMFALEILHHQHIVEYYEALMPAIVSSCASYVVFAAITHLGIAPTWHFPQYHLDSIDDLAVAIMFGIIGVVAGWIFMGIFRGCDRIFALIPGPIYLRTTIAGLGLGILATFLPLTRYFGHEELDEVVNQSFPVIFLFMLAFAKMATISITVAGGWRGGFIIPLFFIGACVGKAVAVFIPGLNPTLAMICTMAAINVSVTRTPISTTLLLSKLTNFNPLTPILFASLIGFFLAPKVPFIASQLKSEKQTVISHQ; from the coding sequence GTGCTACCAAACAAGCGCCCTCCTACAGAGCAAACTCAACGTTGGACTTTTTCTCAGCTTTTTGGACGAGCAAGACGTCATCCTTTCATGATTTCACGTTGGGTTTTAAGCTGGGCTATTGTGGGAACTTTTTGTGGTTTATTTGCTGGGCTGTACTGGAATATTCTAGAACTGATGACTCACGGACTGCAAAGATTTCAGGGTTTGAGTCTTTTGTTGGTCATGCCATTAGCCGGTTTAGTAATTGGTTTGGTGATTCATTTCCTTGGCAATCCTGGCGAAATTGCCGTTATTGTCGATAACATCCATTTTCGGGGCGGACGGCTGGATGCTCGCAAAAATCCCTCAATGATTCTTGCTTCCTTAGTCAGTATATCAGCTGGCGGCAGCGCCGGACCAGAAGCACCACTGGTACAAGTTACAGGTTCTTTTGGCACTTGGGTAGCTGACCGTTTAAGACTCGAAGGTGAAGATGTCAGATCTATGAGTTTAGCAGCGATGGCTGCAGGTTTTACTGCTTTATTTGGCGCACCCCTTGGTGGTGCAATGTTCGCCCTAGAAATTTTGCACCATCAGCATATTGTCGAGTACTACGAAGCGCTTATGCCAGCTATTGTTTCGAGTTGCGCGAGTTATGTGGTCTTTGCAGCTATCACACACTTGGGAATTGCACCAACTTGGCATTTTCCTCAGTACCACCTAGATAGCATTGATGATTTAGCTGTAGCGATCATGTTTGGGATCATAGGAGTCGTGGCAGGATGGATTTTTATGGGCATTTTTCGCGGATGTGACCGAATTTTTGCCTTGATTCCTGGACCAATTTATCTACGCACTACCATAGCGGGGTTGGGATTGGGCATTTTAGCAACATTCTTACCTTTGACTCGTTATTTTGGACATGAGGAGTTAGATGAGGTTGTTAATCAAAGCTTTCCTGTTATTTTCTTATTTATGCTTGCATTCGCGAAAATGGCTACCATTAGCATAACTGTAGCTGGTGGATGGCGCGGTGGATTTATCATTCCGTTATTTTTCATTGGTGCTTGTGTTGGTAAAGCTGTCGCAGTCTTTATTCCTGGACTAAATCCCACGCTTGCCATGATTTGTACAATGGCGGCTATCAATGTATCTGTCACGCGCACACCTATCAGTACGACCTTGCTACTGTCAAAATTGACAAATTTTAATCCCTTAACTCCAATTCTGTTTGCCAGTCTGATTGGATTTTTTCTTGCCCCTAAGGTACCCTTTATTGCTTCTCAACTCAAGTCTGAAAAACAAACAGTGATTAGTCATCAGTAG
- a CDS encoding ABC transporter substrate-binding protein, which yields MNVKQFAIAASILGFVSGIFGCTNSSQNSKTVANLDTKIATNTLESTTKIPKGKLQTIGVALGDLGNPFYVAVHKGAEAEAKKIGGNSIKVNAVSSAFDLNQQTNQIENFTVANTDLIILSAVDKKGIKGAIDQARLSGRVVIAVDSAVDAEVDAIISSNNMQAGEIACQYIADRLKGKGHVVILNGTPMDSINQRVSGCEKSLSKYPDIKLISKDQNAEGTRDGGLRVMSDLLTTFPKIDAVFATNDQSGVGADLAARQARRKEFFIVGVDGSPDATKAMEDKDGVFVATAAQNPAKMAQKAVEIGNDVIQGKKPSHPEILIPVNLVTRDNLSTYKGW from the coding sequence ATGAATGTGAAACAATTTGCGATTGCAGCTAGTATCTTAGGTTTTGTCAGCGGTATTTTTGGTTGCACAAATAGCTCCCAAAATAGCAAAACTGTTGCAAATCTTGATACTAAGATTGCTACCAACACCTTAGAGAGTACGACTAAGATTCCAAAGGGAAAATTGCAAACCATTGGCGTTGCTCTTGGTGATTTGGGTAATCCTTTCTACGTAGCAGTACATAAGGGAGCAGAAGCAGAAGCCAAGAAAATCGGGGGTAATAGCATCAAGGTTAATGCGGTTTCCAGTGCTTTTGATTTAAACCAACAAACTAACCAAATCGAAAACTTTACTGTCGCGAATACTGACTTAATTATCCTCAGCGCTGTTGACAAAAAAGGAATAAAAGGAGCAATTGATCAAGCAAGGCTTTCAGGTAGAGTTGTGATTGCGGTAGATTCAGCGGTTGATGCAGAAGTGGATGCGATAATTAGCTCTAACAATATGCAAGCTGGAGAGATTGCTTGCCAATATATTGCCGATCGCCTCAAAGGTAAAGGTCATGTCGTCATCCTCAACGGTACGCCGATGGACTCAATAAATCAGCGAGTGAGTGGCTGCGAAAAGTCATTGTCTAAATATCCTGATATCAAACTCATCTCTAAAGACCAAAACGCAGAAGGAACAAGGGATGGAGGACTCAGAGTTATGAGCGATTTACTCACAACCTTTCCCAAAATTGATGCAGTTTTTGCCACTAACGATCAAAGCGGTGTAGGAGCAGATTTAGCCGCTAGACAAGCAAGACGCAAAGAATTTTTTATTGTCGGGGTTGACGGTTCACCAGATGCAACTAAAGCAATGGAAGACAAAGATGGTGTATTTGTTGCAACTGCTGCTCAAAATCCAGCAAAAATGGCTCAAAAGGCAGTTGAGATTGGCAACGATGTCATTCAAGGCAAAAAACCGAGTCATCCCGAGATTCTGATTCCAGTCAATTTGGTCACCCGAGATAATCTCAGTACTTACAAAGGCTGGTAA
- the gyrA gene encoding DNA topoisomerase (ATP-hydrolyzing) subunit A, whose translation MTTSQERIIPTDLRIEMSRSYLEYAMSVIVGRALPDARDGLKPVHRRILYAMHELGLSADRPFRKCARVVGEVLGKYHPHGDTAVYDALVRMAQDFSMRSPLIAGHGNFGSVDNDPPAAMRYTECRLEALTSDSLLQDIESETVDFIDNFDASQQEPTVLPARIPQLLLNGSSGIAVGMATNIPPHNLAELIDGLVALIENPEITDIQLMQYIPGPDFPTGSQILGTTAIKEAYTTGRGSITMRGVATIETIEQRGRPDRDAIIITELPYQTNKAALIEKIAEMVNEKRLEGIADIRDESDRDGMRIVIELKRDAYPRVVLNNLYKQTPLQANFGANMLALVNGEPQILTLKNFLQVFLDFRVEAITRRTRYELRKAEERDHILQGLLIALGRLDEIINLIRHAPDAPTAKGELMTTYGLSEAQADAILQMQLRRLTALEADKIRQEHEQLQAIITDLQDILARRERILEIIETEVKQLREKHATPRRTVISPLEGEIDERDLIANEKALILLTEQGYIKRMAVNTFEAQSRATRGKAAAKMKEDDNVEHFLTCCDHDSVLFFSERGVVYCLKTYQIPISSRTSRGTPIVQMLPIPKEEKITSIVPVTEFSSDEYLVMLTKGGYIKKTELAAFSNIRANGLIAISLEEGDQLRWVRRARVEDSVIIGSRRGVAIHFRCDHEQLRPLSRATRGVKSMKLKKGDELVGMDILPAAILATLNTETEPEIEEVETEEIENEESTEVPANGSIGPWVLVITMGGYGKRVPVAQFRLQNRAGQGLTATKFKNRKIKDQLATLHIVNSDDETMMVTSRGIIIRQAVNAISVQSRSATGVRVQRLDEDDVITGVAIVPPDTGDAAEAE comes from the coding sequence ATGACAACCTCTCAGGAGAGGATTATCCCTACTGACCTGCGGATTGAAATGTCCCGGTCATATTTGGAATACGCAATGAGCGTCATTGTAGGTAGGGCACTACCAGACGCCAGGGATGGTCTGAAACCTGTGCATCGTCGCATTCTCTACGCAATGCATGAACTCGGGTTGAGTGCTGATCGCCCCTTTCGTAAATGCGCTCGTGTGGTAGGGGAAGTGTTGGGTAAATATCACCCCCACGGCGACACAGCAGTCTATGATGCTTTGGTGCGGATGGCGCAGGATTTTTCCATGAGATCTCCCCTGATCGCAGGGCATGGAAACTTTGGTTCGGTAGACAACGATCCACCAGCGGCAATGCGATACACAGAATGCCGCTTGGAAGCTTTAACCAGCGATTCTCTGCTACAAGATATCGAATCGGAAACAGTAGATTTCATCGACAACTTCGATGCTTCCCAGCAAGAACCTACAGTCCTGCCAGCACGTATCCCACAGTTGCTGCTCAATGGTTCCTCTGGGATTGCGGTGGGTATGGCAACCAACATCCCCCCGCATAACTTGGCTGAATTGATTGATGGGTTGGTAGCACTGATTGAAAATCCAGAAATAACCGACATTCAGTTAATGCAGTATATCCCCGGACCTGACTTTCCTACTGGGAGTCAGATTCTAGGGACGACGGCAATTAAAGAAGCTTATACCACCGGGCGCGGTTCAATCACCATGCGCGGCGTGGCTACAATTGAAACTATTGAACAACGGGGACGCCCTGACAGAGACGCAATTATCATCACCGAATTGCCTTACCAAACCAACAAGGCGGCGCTGATAGAAAAAATCGCCGAGATGGTGAACGAAAAAAGGCTCGAGGGAATTGCCGATATTCGGGATGAAAGCGATCGCGATGGCATGCGAATTGTGATCGAACTCAAGCGCGATGCTTATCCCCGAGTTGTGTTAAATAACCTCTACAAGCAAACGCCACTGCAAGCCAACTTTGGGGCAAATATGCTGGCGCTAGTCAATGGCGAACCCCAGATACTTACCCTGAAGAACTTTTTGCAAGTATTTTTGGATTTCCGCGTTGAAGCTATTACCAGACGCACTCGTTACGAACTGCGCAAAGCCGAAGAACGCGACCACATACTGCAAGGTTTGTTGATTGCCCTAGGGCGTTTAGATGAAATCATTAACTTAATTCGCCACGCACCTGATGCACCAACAGCCAAAGGCGAGTTGATGACAACCTACGGACTTTCCGAAGCGCAAGCAGATGCAATATTGCAAATGCAACTGCGGCGTTTAACAGCTCTAGAAGCAGACAAAATCCGCCAGGAACACGAGCAATTGCAGGCAATAATTACTGACTTGCAGGATATCTTGGCACGGCGAGAGCGGATTTTAGAAATTATTGAAACCGAAGTTAAGCAACTTAGGGAAAAACACGCCACACCTCGTCGCACGGTCATTTCACCCCTGGAAGGAGAAATTGATGAGCGTGACCTCATAGCCAATGAAAAAGCTCTGATTCTGCTGACCGAGCAAGGTTACATCAAACGAATGGCAGTTAATACCTTTGAGGCACAAAGCCGTGCAACCAGAGGCAAAGCAGCTGCCAAGATGAAAGAAGATGATAACGTTGAGCATTTTTTGACTTGCTGCGATCATGACAGCGTTCTATTTTTTAGCGAACGAGGTGTTGTTTACTGCCTGAAAACGTATCAGATCCCCATTAGTTCCCGTACAAGTCGCGGCACACCAATTGTGCAAATGCTACCCATTCCCAAAGAGGAAAAAATCACTTCAATTGTCCCTGTTACAGAGTTTAGCAGTGATGAATATTTGGTCATGCTGACCAAGGGCGGCTATATCAAGAAAACCGAGTTAGCAGCGTTTAGCAACATTCGTGCTAACGGCTTGATTGCCATTTCCTTGGAAGAAGGCGACCAACTGCGTTGGGTGCGACGCGCCAGAGTCGAAGACAGCGTGATCATCGGTTCGCGTCGGGGTGTAGCAATTCACTTTAGATGCGACCACGAACAACTGCGTCCTTTGAGTCGGGCAACTCGTGGGGTGAAATCCATGAAACTCAAGAAAGGAGATGAACTAGTGGGAATGGATATTCTTCCCGCTGCCATTCTTGCCACTTTGAATACAGAAACAGAACCCGAAATTGAGGAAGTAGAAACGGAAGAGATTGAAAATGAAGAGTCTACCGAAGTCCCAGCCAACGGCAGTATAGGACCTTGGGTGTTAGTGATTACAATGGGAGGATACGGCAAGCGCGTACCAGTTGCCCAGTTTCGTTTGCAAAACCGTGCAGGTCAGGGTTTAACAGCAACTAAGTTCAAAAATCGCAAAATAAAAGACCAGCTGGCAACTCTGCATATTGTCAACAGTGACGATGAAACTATGATGGTTACCAGTCGCGGTATCATCATACGTCAGGCGGTAAATGCGATCTCCGTCCAATCGCGATCGGCAACAGGAGTACGAGTGCAGCGCCTAGACGAAGATGACGTGATCACGGGAGTGGCAATAGTTCCCCCCGATACTGGAGATGCAGCAGAAGCAGAGTAA
- a CDS encoding LacI family DNA-binding transcriptional regulator produces MSKRRISIQDIARRAGVSHSTVSRALRDNSVISPKVREEIKQLAREMNYVPNAIAQSLLSSRTNTIGVVVTSIADPFFAEVVEGIEQVARSAGLSVVLSASHRDVEEEIAAINNFNRRRVDGILVADSRTGKQHMKQLAQIAMPTVLINSQSKEQSQMFHSVEIDDRLGGKLAVEHLVSLGHKRIGYLGVGDHSKSNQQRLEGYRMALSEANLSPMSVVVAISDEDNIRASDVATGQQMLPKLVTAGVTGIFCYNDMVAVGALLACQELGISVPQDLSLVGFDGIALSGYVTPPLTTICQPMLEIGCSAMQMLLDLLQEKTVENRVLSPFLVQRGSSAALLPKVPKQYLI; encoded by the coding sequence ATGAGCAAACGAAGAATTTCAATTCAAGATATTGCTCGCAGAGCAGGCGTTTCTCATTCTACGGTTTCACGAGCTTTGCGAGATAACTCTGTGATTAGCCCGAAGGTGCGAGAGGAAATTAAGCAACTGGCGCGGGAGATGAACTATGTGCCGAATGCGATCGCTCAAAGCTTACTTTCTTCACGCACCAATACCATTGGGGTAGTGGTAACTTCAATAGCAGATCCCTTTTTTGCTGAGGTTGTAGAGGGAATCGAACAGGTTGCGAGATCGGCAGGTTTGAGTGTTGTGTTAAGTGCTTCACACCGAGATGTTGAGGAGGAAATAGCAGCGATTAATAATTTTAATCGTCGGAGAGTGGACGGTATCTTGGTAGCCGACTCCCGAACCGGCAAACAGCATATGAAGCAATTAGCACAAATTGCTATGCCAACAGTTCTGATTAATAGCCAATCCAAAGAGCAATCCCAGATGTTTCACTCAGTGGAAATAGACGATCGCTTAGGTGGTAAGTTAGCCGTAGAGCATCTAGTCAGTCTTGGACATAAGCGTATTGGTTACTTGGGTGTGGGCGATCACAGCAAATCAAACCAACAGCGTCTGGAAGGATATCGTATGGCTCTGAGTGAAGCTAATCTATCACCAATGAGTGTAGTGGTGGCAATTAGTGATGAAGATAATATCAGGGCAAGCGATGTTGCTACAGGACAACAGATGCTACCTAAACTAGTCACTGCTGGGGTAACAGGCATCTTTTGTTATAACGATATGGTAGCTGTTGGAGCTCTGTTGGCTTGCCAAGAACTAGGCATTTCTGTACCGCAAGATTTAAGTCTAGTCGGATTTGATGGTATTGCTCTGTCTGGTTACGTTACGCCACCACTTACGACAATCTGCCAGCCAATGTTAGAAATTGGTTGCTCTGCGATGCAAATGTTACTCGATTTATTACAAGAAAAAACTGTGGAAAACCGCGTTTTATCTCCTTTTCTAGTCCAGCGGGGTAGTAGCGCCGCATTACTCCCTAAGGTGCCCAAACAATACCTGATTTAA
- a CDS encoding ABC transporter substrate-binding protein: MNVKRIAILASILGLVSTAVIGCTNNSQNAQSKATDAKLRAVGFTVGDLSNPFFVVMGQAVETAAKKFGGNNVKVIVASSAYDLNLQTNQIENFIAANTDIIVLNAADKSGIQPAVEKAKQAGKIVIAVDTGADGGVDATITTNNVKAGELGCQYIADRLKGKGNVVIVNGPPVESVLQRVSGCEKVLSKYPNIKILSKNQNAEGSRDGGLRVMTDLLTTFPKIDAVFAINDPSGVGAELAANQARRKDFFIVGVDGAPEAIKAIADKNGIYAATATQNPRGMATEAVKVGNDILNGKKPSTSTILLTPNLITKDNVSTEKGW; encoded by the coding sequence ATGAATGTGAAAAGGATTGCGATTCTAGCTAGCATATTAGGTCTCGTCAGTACTGCTGTTATTGGTTGCACAAATAACTCTCAAAATGCACAGAGTAAGGCTACAGATGCAAAATTACGAGCAGTTGGCTTCACAGTTGGCGATCTGAGTAACCCCTTCTTTGTCGTTATGGGACAGGCAGTTGAGACAGCAGCCAAGAAATTTGGGGGAAATAATGTCAAAGTTATTGTGGCTTCCAGTGCCTATGACTTGAACCTACAAACTAACCAAATTGAAAATTTCATTGCAGCGAATACTGACATCATTGTCCTGAATGCTGCTGATAAAAGTGGTATTCAGCCAGCAGTTGAAAAAGCTAAGCAAGCAGGCAAAATTGTGATCGCAGTAGATACAGGTGCTGATGGAGGTGTTGACGCCACTATTACGACTAATAATGTGAAAGCTGGAGAACTAGGTTGCCAATATATTGCTGATCGCCTCAAAGGCAAAGGCAATGTCGTCATAGTTAACGGTCCTCCCGTGGAATCGGTGCTTCAGCGAGTGAGTGGTTGCGAAAAAGTATTATCCAAATATCCCAATATAAAAATACTCTCTAAAAACCAGAATGCAGAAGGAAGTAGGGATGGAGGACTTAGAGTCATGACTGATTTGCTGACAACCTTTCCGAAAATTGATGCTGTTTTTGCAATCAACGATCCAAGTGGGGTAGGGGCAGAACTAGCAGCTAACCAAGCACGACGTAAAGATTTCTTTATTGTTGGGGTTGATGGTGCGCCAGAAGCAATTAAGGCGATCGCCGACAAAAATGGTATCTATGCCGCAACTGCTACTCAAAATCCCCGAGGGATGGCTACAGAAGCAGTTAAGGTTGGTAACGACATTTTGAATGGTAAAAAACCTAGTACTTCCACCATTCTGCTGACACCCAACCTGATTACAAAGGACAATGTCAGCACAGAGAAAGGTTGGTAA
- the lnt gene encoding apolipoprotein N-acyltransferase, producing the protein MQQKQSKKQGKQGMKFTNLIPYVIALCSGVLMGLTVAPFGAWFFAWFSLAPLWVLVIRSAQRKNLSPSLALALAWGIGYHGIALSWITGIHPMTWMGVPWLASLAIALFCWLFITLWGAALVASWATGMRVISRSIHNGFARVLIGTALWCGLEAFWSAGPLWWSSLSYTQSPHNLVILHLGQLSGPSVVTAAIVAVNGLIAEGLINRQDEAVRCGGSPRCSTCRAKNAKISSASTDTFFSQRETPKANNGGNPRTEVSSSASWRFVYLSSAAALLITVHLIGFGLYSRPLTQPAEAALKVGIVQGNVPNEIKLYPEGFRRAIEGYTTGYLKLANQNVAAVLTPEGALPFFQNEIIRSSLVAAVREKGVVAWIGGFYKQGTSYTNSLFTVAGDGEIKSRYGKAKMVPIGEYIPFESILGGIISRLSPLDEHQVPGSSNQLFDTPFGRAIVGICYESAFSGQFRRQAAAGGQFILSPSNDAHYSAAMPAQHHAQDIMRAIETDRWAVRATNTGYSAFVNPHGETVWISGHNTYEVHAETIYQRQTETLYVRWGDWLTPLLLGVGILAWLISKADSSSPQSG; encoded by the coding sequence ATGCAGCAGAAGCAGAGTAAAAAGCAGGGAAAGCAGGGGATGAAGTTTACCAACTTGATCCCTTACGTGATTGCTCTATGTAGTGGAGTTTTGATGGGACTGACTGTCGCACCTTTTGGTGCATGGTTCTTTGCATGGTTCTCCCTTGCTCCCCTCTGGGTATTAGTTATTCGTTCTGCACAACGCAAAAATTTATCTCCCTCTCTCGCCCTCGCCCTCGCCTGGGGTATTGGATATCACGGAATTGCTCTATCCTGGATTACCGGGATTCACCCGATGACTTGGATGGGGGTTCCTTGGTTGGCAAGTTTGGCGATCGCCCTTTTTTGCTGGCTATTCATTACCCTTTGGGGAGCTGCATTAGTCGCGAGTTGGGCAACAGGAATGCGAGTGATTTCTCGTTCTATTCATAATGGCTTTGCTCGTGTCTTAATTGGCACAGCTTTATGGTGTGGGTTAGAAGCGTTTTGGAGTGCAGGTCCTCTTTGGTGGAGTTCTCTTTCTTACACCCAAAGCCCGCATAATCTTGTTATTTTACACCTTGGTCAACTTTCTGGACCTAGTGTGGTGACAGCTGCTATTGTTGCTGTGAATGGCTTAATTGCTGAAGGTTTAATAAACCGCCAAGACGAGGCAGTGCGTTGCGGGGGTTCCCCCCGTTGTAGCACCTGCCGTGCCAAGAACGCCAAGATTTCCTCCGCGTCAACGGACACTTTCTTCTCCCAAAGGGAGACGCCAAAGGCGAACAACGGAGGGAACCCCCGCACGGAAGTGTCTTCCTCTGCGTCTTGGCGGTTCGTTTATTTATCAAGCGCTGCAGCATTGTTGATCACTGTTCACCTCATCGGATTTGGTTTATACAGCCGTCCGCTTACCCAACCAGCAGAAGCAGCACTCAAAGTGGGGATTGTTCAGGGAAATGTCCCCAACGAAATCAAGCTTTACCCAGAAGGTTTTCGTCGCGCTATTGAAGGTTACACCACTGGATATTTGAAACTAGCAAATCAAAATGTAGCTGCAGTGTTAACCCCAGAAGGCGCTTTACCTTTTTTCCAGAATGAAATTATACGTAGTTCATTGGTCGCAGCAGTGCGCGAAAAAGGTGTGGTTGCATGGATTGGCGGTTTTTACAAACAGGGAACCAGCTATACAAATAGTTTATTTACAGTCGCTGGCGATGGTGAGATCAAAAGCCGCTACGGTAAAGCAAAAATGGTTCCGATTGGGGAATACATTCCGTTTGAATCAATTTTAGGTGGTATTATTAGCCGTTTATCGCCTTTAGATGAACATCAAGTTCCTGGTTCGTCAAATCAGCTATTTGACACACCTTTTGGTCGCGCTATTGTTGGTATCTGTTATGAATCTGCGTTTTCTGGCCAATTTCGCCGTCAAGCTGCTGCGGGTGGGCAATTTATACTGAGTCCTTCAAATGATGCTCATTACAGTGCAGCGATGCCTGCTCAACATCACGCACAGGATATCATGCGGGCAATAGAAACTGACAGATGGGCAGTGCGAGCAACTAATACAGGATATTCAGCTTTTGTCAATCCCCACGGCGAAACAGTCTGGATCTCTGGACATAATACGTATGAAGTCCATGCAGAAACGATTTATCAACGACAAACTGAAACTTTATACGTCCGTTGGGGCGATTGGTTGACGCCGTTATTGTTGGGAGTGGGAATATTAGCATGGTTGATATCTAAGGCTGATTCATCTTCACCACAAAGCGGATGA
- a CDS encoding iron uptake porin has product MSIETLCAQEIHGIMEVAKKPITVNEQNTDFVQSPQVVESNSASNANTEELVDKNLLGQTDTSASQTLPVVTDSPNVREKTVNNQTIAQITSVSQLSDVQPTDWAFQALQSLVERYGAITGYPNATFRGNRALTRYEFAAGLNAALNRLNELIATGTADLVRQEDLATLQKLQSEFAAELTTLRGRVDTLEANTATLEANQFSTTTKLNAEVVVGFASVLTGDNANGQPIDRIPTLSSRLRLNLDTSFTGKDLLTTRLQANNVTPLGSTNSGPTLTNEGRLEYDGDSGNDLGIGLLRYRFPLSPTTNVYLAGTGNGFVDLDASYELNPYFDGGAVSLFGLRNPIYNYSGGAGLGLRQLFGDKLQLNLAYLSPDSNAGKPTAKNGLFDGVYAALAQVIISPSDNAKIGLTYINSYSPSYYTTGDNLASALNPDFIPFGTSTGSNLSNSNFNTPVVTNAYGLSGIFKLSTNFAIGGWVGYANQRYIGKGDADVWNWAVTFAFPDIGKKGNLGGFLVGMEPKVTGIDSTLNGGRADKDTSLHFEAFYRYQLTDNIQITPGVIWLTAPNHDQNNDDIVIGVLRTVYKF; this is encoded by the coding sequence ATGAGTATTGAGACGTTATGTGCTCAAGAAATTCATGGGATAATGGAAGTTGCCAAGAAACCAATTACTGTTAATGAACAAAATACTGATTTCGTTCAATCACCCCAAGTAGTTGAGTCTAACTCTGCAAGTAATGCCAACACTGAAGAGCTTGTAGACAAGAATCTTTTAGGACAAACTGATACCTCTGCTAGCCAGACTTTGCCAGTGGTTACAGATTCCCCAAATGTGCGAGAAAAAACGGTGAACAATCAGACAATAGCTCAAATAACTTCTGTTTCTCAGCTATCGGATGTACAACCTACTGATTGGGCATTTCAAGCATTGCAGTCTTTGGTGGAGCGTTATGGGGCGATCACTGGTTATCCTAACGCCACCTTCCGGGGTAACCGGGCACTCACTCGCTATGAGTTTGCAGCTGGTTTAAATGCTGCTTTAAACCGGCTCAACGAATTGATTGCAACGGGTACTGCTGATTTAGTTAGGCAAGAAGATTTGGCTACACTGCAAAAACTACAGTCAGAGTTTGCTGCAGAACTTACCACCTTACGAGGTCGTGTCGATACGCTAGAAGCGAATACGGCTACACTAGAAGCCAACCAATTTTCTACTACTACCAAGCTTAACGCTGAAGTCGTCGTTGGTTTTGCAAGTGTGCTTACTGGCGATAATGCTAACGGTCAGCCCATTGACAGAATTCCTACCTTAAGTAGCCGGCTACGCCTCAATTTAGACACTAGCTTCACAGGCAAAGATCTCCTGACAACCCGCCTCCAAGCCAACAATGTCACACCTCTTGGTAGCACAAATAGTGGTCCAACGCTCACCAACGAAGGTCGGCTAGAGTATGACGGCGATAGCGGTAATGACCTCGGAATAGGGCTGTTGCGATATCGCTTTCCTCTTAGTCCTACAACCAATGTTTACCTTGCTGGGACAGGCAATGGTTTTGTGGATCTGGATGCTTCGTATGAATTAAACCCTTATTTTGATGGGGGAGCAGTATCGCTGTTCGGTTTACGCAACCCAATCTACAACTACAGTGGTGGTGCAGGCCTTGGATTGAGACAGCTTTTTGGTGACAAACTGCAACTGAATTTGGCCTATTTGAGTCCTGATAGCAATGCTGGAAAACCTACTGCTAAAAATGGTCTGTTCGACGGTGTTTATGCAGCTTTAGCTCAAGTTATTATTAGTCCTAGTGATAACGCCAAAATCGGGCTGACGTATATCAATAGCTATAGCCCTTCTTACTACACCACTGGTGATAATTTAGCCTCTGCTCTTAATCCTGACTTTATACCTTTTGGCACGAGTACTGGCAGTAATCTGTCCAATAGCAACTTTAATACACCAGTTGTTACCAATGCTTACGGTTTATCAGGAATTTTTAAACTTAGCACCAATTTTGCCATAGGTGGCTGGGTTGGATATGCTAACCAGCGTTACATCGGCAAAGGAGATGCGGATGTTTGGAACTGGGCAGTTACATTTGCTTTTCCTGATATAGGTAAAAAAGGAAATTTGGGAGGCTTCTTAGTTGGAATGGAACCCAAGGTAACAGGGATTGATAGTACGTTGAATGGTGGTAGAGCAGATAAAGACACCTCACTGCATTTTGAGGCTTTCTACAGATACCAGTTAACAGACAATATTCAGATTACTCCTGGTGTGATCTGGCTGACTGCTCCAAATCATGACCAAAACAATGACGACATTGTTATTGGTGTACTCAGAACTGTCTATAAGTTTTAG